One Pseudopipra pipra isolate bDixPip1 chromosome 26, bDixPip1.hap1, whole genome shotgun sequence DNA window includes the following coding sequences:
- the LOC135402813 gene encoding basic salivary proline-rich protein 2-like, protein MPGDPPGPGASRAREAPVLPRGKLRSARRCRPPPAASRPAGGPGADSPACAAPVAERPRAPGRSGRAPRSAAGPEPAAAAGPVGGILRPGLPGAPRPRPAPPGGPCSAEHPRPRARSHHSSSPRGRGAAPGPQTGRGGGHTRRPSEELPGPPSPGQPVSEALGVLHAPRPAASPQTSVGDPSTPTGPPPERSAPPALPSLPPWTFPPPPQLLGGSKTPPSPTPTGSPCPPARHRHRLLGETRPAAAAPGGAGAGGGPERVPSPALDCPGRGSLGWAGARGPAAPGHRRGLLRTMESGRRYRAPGPPAGTRLPRPRALTFSRCSGSINQLGGAWPGSRLN, encoded by the coding sequence ATGCCCGGGGATCCCCCCGGCCCGGGGGCGTCGCGGGCGAGGGAAGCCCCGGTGCTTCCCCGGGGGAAGCTCCGCTCGGCGCGGCGCTgccgccccccccccgccgcctcTCGCCCCGCCGGGGGTCCCGGTGCGGACTCACCTGCCTGTGCAGCCCCGGTGGCggagcggccccgcgccccgggccggagcggccgcgccccgcGCAGCGCGGCGGGCCCggagccggcggcggcggcggggccggtggGCGGGATCCTCCGCCCGGGcctccccggggctccccgcccccggcccgccccgccggggggGCCGTGCAGCGCCGAgcacccccggccccgcgcccggaGCCATCACAGCTCCTCGCCCCgagggagaggagctgcccCGGGTCCTCAGACCGGGAGGGGCGGGGGACACACCAGGAGACCCAGCGAGGAGCTGCCGGGACCCCCGAGCCCGGGGCAGCCGGTGTCAGAGGCTCTGGGGGTGCTTCACGCCCCCCGCCCTGCCGCgtccccccaaacctcagtggGAGACCCCTCGACCCCGACCGGCCCCCCCCCCGAGCGCTCCGCGCCCCCAGCGCTGCCCTCGCTTCCCCCCTGGACCTtcccgccccctccccagctcctcgGAGGGAGCAAGAccccccccagtcccaccccGACGGGGTCACCGTGCCCCCCCGCCCGGCACCGGCATCGCTTACTCGGGGAAACCCGACCTGCGGCGGCGGCACCGGGGGGGgcgggagccgggggggggccGGAGCGagtccccagcccagccctggacTGCCCGGGCCGAGGGTCGCTGGGCTGGGCCGGGGCTCGGGGTCCCGCCGCCCCGGGGCACCGGCGGGGCCTGCTCAGGACCATGGAGAGCGGCCGCCGTTACCgggccccggggccgccggccGGGACgcggctgccccggccccgAGCACTGACGTTCTCCCGCTGCTCCGGGAGTATAAACCAGTTAGGAGGCGCCTGGCCTGGATCTCGGCTCAATTAG
- the LRRC3C gene encoding leucine-rich repeat-containing protein 3C → MPVAELVLLRPVTMGLLLHSLLLLLLLLGCCLRPATAFPKGCYPSEEEGLKTFRCSNARLTEIPRDIPNDTNKLYLDSNRIPFLPRDAFRDLPLLLELDLSHNAIASVESGAFRGLAEHLHSLDLSSNRLVSVSKDAFSNLKAKVNLSNNPWLCDCRLQELIRTVELVAGSSGGIVCDSSAQEEHVGKAFLQVIADTDFCNVYKKTTDIAMLVTMFGWFAMVISYLVYYVRQNQEDARRHLEYLKSLPSKQRRSEESSTISTVV, encoded by the coding sequence AtgcctgtggcagagctggtCCTCCTCCGCCCGGTCACCatggggctgctcctgcacagcctcctcctcctcctcctcctcctgggctgctgcctccGCCCGGCCACCGCCTTCCCCAAGGGCTGCTACCCCTCGGAGGAGGAGGGGCTGAAGACCTTCCGCTGCAGCAACGCTCGGCTGACCGAGATCCCCAGAGACATCCCCAACGACACCAACAAGCTCTACCTGGACTCCAACCGCATCCCCTTCCTGCCCCGCGACGCCTTCCGGGACCTGCCgctcctgctggagctggaccTGTCCCACAACGCCATCGCCAGCGTGGAGAGCGGGGCTTTCCGAGGCCTGGCAGAGCACCTGCACTCCCTGGACTTGTCTTCCAACAGGCTGGTGTCGGTCAGCAAAGACGCCTTCAGCAACCTGAAGGCCAAGGTGAACCTGTCCAACAACCCGTGGCTGTGTGACTGccggctgcaggagctgatCCGCACCGTGGAGCTGGTGGCCGGCTCCTCGGGCGGCATCGTCTGCGACTCCTCGGCGCAGGAGGAGCACGTGGGCAAAGCCTTCCTGCAGGTCATCGCCGACACGGACTTCTGCAACGTGTACAAGAAGACCACGGACATCGCCATGCTGGTCACCATGTTCGGCTGGTTCGCCATGGTGATCTCCTACCTGGTGTACTACGTGCGGCAGAACCAGGAGGACGCCCGGAGGCACCTGGAGTACCTCAAGTCGCTGCCCAGCAAACAGCGGCGCTCGGAGGAGTCGTCCACCATCAGCACTGTGGTGTGA